In Quercus lobata isolate SW786 chromosome 12, ValleyOak3.0 Primary Assembly, whole genome shotgun sequence, a genomic segment contains:
- the LOC115970185 gene encoding uncharacterized protein LOC115970185: MSGTGEGSYQTQRIVSGATGRRQREERDEELERLRRLVRDLELEYRDRSHSRRSQRHRNRSPSRESGQRRDRSHSRENQFRNLVSSEERRTQNAAMDAMSRALRKVARSPFSDKIERVGMPDRFTRPPFNFYNGKTDPVEHVNHYIQMMFLHTHNDVLMCKVFPLSLGPTVLKRFKELRKGSIRSFSELIQEFGVRFVTCSQVHQPVDALLSMKMRTGETLRSYASRYWELYNEIGGDNKKVIASTFRMGFPEDSGLRESLTKKPPEGMRQLMRCIEEYKRLEDDRLQSKGKAPMINRPRYIGFPFRSRRGLTIQEPITQVGEGNVTFEEPVHRIIDRIKHEPYFRWPNKIGGDPSRRNQNLYCTYHRDKGHTTKQCRVLKDHLGQLVKAGYLKDFVLDSGDRVAGQDTQQRGNPLPPPIGVIEVIHAAPEKLIAGRRKGVLTVAPVEGNPNEQLSGKKMKFAQKPITFDDDDLEGTIQPHDDALVVTAQISGFFVKRVMVDQGSGADVMYPDLFRGLRLRKEDLMKHTSPLIGFDGKVVIPEGQISLPVIMGGKEVAVTFTIVTSFSPYTAILGRPWIHSMGAVPSTLHVKIKFPTE; encoded by the exons ATGTCCGGCACGGGGGAAGGATCGTACCAAACCCAACGAATAGTCTCTGGTGCTACAGGACGTAGGCAGAGGGAGGAACGAGATGAAGAGCTTGAACGGCTGCGCAGACTAGTCAGGGATTTGGAGCTGGAG TACCGAGACCGTTCACATTCGCGGAGATCTCAACGACATAGGAACCGGTCTCCCTCCCGGGAGTCAGGGCAGCGCCGAGATCGCTCACATTCTCGGGAGAATCAATTTAGGAACTTAGTCTCCTCAGAGGAGAGGCGGACTCAAAATGCCGCCATGGATGCTATGAGCCGTGCTTTGCGAAAAGTAGCTCGGTCCCCGTTTTCGGACAAAATCGAGCGGGTCGGAATGCCAGACAGGTTTACCCGCCCACCGTTCAATTTCTACAACGGGAAAACTGATCCAGTAGAGCACGTCAATCATTATATTCAGATGATGTTTTTGCATACTCATAACGATGTGctgatgtgcaaggtatttccTTTGAGTCTGGGACCAACTGTTTTGAAGCGGTTTAAGGAGTTACGGAAAGGATCCATACGTAGTTTTTCAGAGCTAATTCAAGAGTTCGGCGTTCGGTTTGTGACCTGTAGCCAAGTACATCAGCCGGTAGATGCGCTTTTGTCTATGAAAATGAGGACGGGAGAGACCCTCCGTAGTTATGCCAGCCGGTATTGGGAGCTATACAATGAGATAGGTGGGGATAACAAAAAGGTTATAGCAAGCACTTTTAGGATGGGATTTCCTGAGGATTCCGGGCTACGAGAGTCGTTGACCAAGAAGCCTCCAGAAGGCATGAGGCAACTTATGAGATGCATTGAGGAATATAAACGATTAGAGGATGATCGGCTACAAAGCAAAGGCAAAGCACCAATGATAAATCGTCCCCGGTATATTGGTTTTCCATTCAGATCTCGCAGGGGTCTGACAATTCAAGAGCCGATCACACAGGTGGGGGAAGGGAATGTGACGTTTGAGGAACCGGTACACAGGATTATTGATCGGATCAAACACGAGCCATATTTTCGATGGCCGAACAAGATAGGAGGGGACCCATCCAGGAGGAATCAGAATTTGTACTGCACTTATCACCGGGACAAAGGTCACACTACCAAACAGTGTCGGGTGTTGAAGGATCACCTTGGGCAACTAGTCAAGGCCGGGTATTTAAAGGATTTCGTGCTGGACTCGGGGGACAGAGTCGCGGGGCAAGATACTCAGCAAAGGGGGAACCCTCTCCCACCCCCTATAGGGGTGATTGAAGTTATCCACGCTGCCCCAGAAAAGCTCATTgcaggaagaagaaaaggagtaTTGACAGTAGCACCAGTAGAGGGAAACCCAAACGAACAGTTGTCGGGTAAGAAGATGAAGTTTGCACAGAAGCCTATCACATTCGATGATGACGATTTGGAGGGGACGATTCAACCACATGATGATGCGTTAGTCGTCACGGCCCAGATAAGTGGCTTCTTTGTAAAAAGGGTAATGGTAGACCAAGGAAGCGGGGCTGACGTAATGTACCCAGATCTATTCAGGGGACTCAGACTGAGGAAAGAAGACCTAATGAAGCACACTTCGCCTTTGATTGGGTTCGATGGTAAAGTAGTGATACCTGAAGGGCAAATTTCACTTCCTGTGATTATGGGAGGGAAGGAGGTGGCAGTGACATTTACAATAGTAACTTCATTTTCCCCATATACAGCCATCCTGGGGAGACCGTGGATCCATTCAATGGGGGCTGTCCCATCTACCCTACATGTGAAGATCAAGTTTCCAACCGAGTAG